The sequence ACGGTATAATAGGAGGCTTGGACCAGGGGTCTTTGCCCGTGACAGACGGTATAATAGGAGGCTTGGACCAGGGGTCTTTGCCCGTCTCAGACGGTATAATAGGAGGAATGGACCAGGGGTCTTATCCCTTTGGAGACGACATAGGATTCGACCAGGGGTCTTTGCCGGTTACAGACGGTATAATAGGAGGCTTGGACCAGGGGTCTTTGCCCATCTCAGACGAGTTTTTCCGGTCGTTACGCGCCGGCTCATCAGGCATACCGCGGCTATCACGCAGGTATGGTCGTGCAGGCCGTTGGTACGGTACCCGAAGAGGGTCGCACAGCTTAATCGTACCGAGAGGTGGCCTATCCTACGGCCGCTCAATCGTCAATGCTATTAGGTTGATGCGATGACGTGAGGTTTAGCACAGGTATCGGCGTCAGAATCTACTGCGCTTCTGGTGCCCCCTGAAATCTGATGCGATGTCGACTGCTTTGATATCTGTTTAATAGACCACGGACCTGGTAATTCGGGTCCGTGGCTTTTCCGCGGGCACTGCACTTGGGATAATATCCTGTAAAAAACGATAATTCGGCCCAGTTAGCTATGTTTAGTGCTTGACAAAGGCCTCTCGACCTAGTATGCTATTGCGTGTTGGTTGGAACATACCCTCGGGAGGAGGTCCAGTCTGATTCTTTACAAAACTTAGCTTGATACAATCTGTGTACTGATCTAAACATGCCCTCGGGAGGAGGTCCAGTCTGATCCTTAACAAAACTTAGCTTGATGCAATCTGTGTACTGATCGAAATATGCCCTCGGGAGGAGGTCCAATTTGATTCTTACGAAAACCTAGCTTGATGCTATCCGTGTGTTGCCGGAGATGGTGGACAATCTTTGCCTGAAGAGCAAAGAACCACCGCAGCGTTTCTATGGAAGGACCATACCGGTTCATCGCCGCTCCGGCTTTAGTAATGACAAACATCTGTGGAGGACAACATGCGCGCATTACACATTTTGATTCTGGTGGTGGTGGGCCTGATCGCCGTGGGGGTCGGTTTTGCCGAAGAGTATGTGGGCAGAATTGGCGACCTTGTCAACTACCGTTCAGGAGCACTCACCCTCATGGAGACAGACGTCACCCTACCCGGGCGCCGTGGGCTGGGGGTCGAGATCACTCGATACTATAGTTCCCAAAACTATTCCGACTCTATCGTTGCCGGCGCCAGTACGGCTATTCGATATGAAGAATATGGTTCTACCCACGACTATTTGGGCCAGGGATGGCACATCGAATATCCGTATATGTGGGAGATGGATGCCTTTGGCTACAGAAAAGCACTCAGATACGAAGATGGTCGGGTAGAAGTCCTACTGGTCAACACCGACCCAGTCACCAAAACCAATTGGCCCCTCAAAACTCGGGCCGGAGCCTTGGCCACAGACAACTTCCGTGACATGTACGATGATGATGAAATACTACTTACCGATGGCACAAAGTGGGTTTTCGCTCTGAGGCTCAACTCCAAGAGGCTCTTGACCAACATTGTCAACAAGTACGGGGACACCACCCACGTTTCCTACTTTTCCGGCAGAACCTGGATCGAAAAGGTGACGAGTCCTATCGGCCTGGAGGTACTGTTCCAGTACGGCTGCGAAGATTCCTTGTATCCCGGTGTTCCGCCGGGTGACACAGCCCGCTTGTGTCGCCTCAAATATCTGAATCATGACAGCAACTATGTGGAAGTCCAGTATGATTACGATTGGAGTGAGCAGGACGGTCTTCTCACCAAGGTGATTCATCCCAACGGCGATTCCACATTGTATGGATACACCGATACCGTATACTACCAGGATGTGGCAGATTATTGGGATACCAGCGGGTCATGGGCGGACACTATTGACTACAACAATGACAACACATACACCGCCGACGATCTATACTTCCTGAATGAGATCACTGATGCCGCCGGCGCCCAGGTCAATTTCACTTATCGATGTTTTGCCGTGCCAATCGTAGAGAGTGGTGATAGCCCTGACTTAGACAGTTGTGCATACCAGGGACGCATCGGTGTCACCAGAAGAATGGCCGACAACGACACGGTGTTCATCAGGTATGAACTGAGCTACCCCGGTCTTCACACCGAATATGATAATTCCACGCCGATCACCAGAGTCACAACTGTTGACCTGCCCGGCGGCGGAAAAGAAGAGTACTGGTATTTTTCGGATAAGGAAGATGTGCCTGGCGGGAGTGATGAGTTTTTCGGCATCACTTACGGGGCGGGCTACCACCCGGGCAATCTTTTTCAGAAACACGCCATATATGACGGCGATACCGTTTGCACTGGTTTCGGCTACAGACAAGGTGCGATCGGCGAGTTCGTGAGCGAGTCCGGTTCGGACACAGTGACAATTAAGGCGGTAGATGAGGTCTGGACACACCGCGGCGTTCGTTACTGGTGGCCCCAATATGGATGGGAGGCGGATTCCACGAATTGTTTCGTGGCTACCTCATCAAAGGACTGGTGGTCGACATATAGCGCCTTAGACCTGGACGTGGTAGGCTTGCCGTTCTATAACGTAGAAGCCGAGAGAGAGAGTGATTCGCTGTCGACTTATGGAGCAGGCGGCTACGCGAGCTCTGGTTGGATTCCATCGCCGTTTCCCACCGATGACGTTTCCTTCACTGTAGATAGCGCCACCGACTACAGCTACATTTCAGCTCATAATATTGCTCTCGTCGAAGAAGTATGGGATTTCCAGCAGAATGACACCATGCCGGAGGCCAAGTTTGTAAACTACGAGTATGACGCTAGTAATAAGTATGTGTTGGAGAAAGCTGTCACGAAGCTTGACGACGATTACCACAGCGACTCTCTGAAGAGAACTACTTCGTACTTGTACAACGGCTCTCTCATGTTGAGCGGCACGATAAACCCCAGCGGTGACACCACCTGCTATCAGTGGGACCCAACGTACAACGCATTCTTGTGGAAGAAAGTCGACTCTACGCTCGGAACGCTTGTTACAAATGAGTACTACATCAATGGGCAGATGAAGCGTTCCATAGGACTCAACAATGACACTACCGAAATATACTACGACAGTGTCGACCGAGTCGTGGCCTGTCGGTTACCCCTGGAAACTGATACATCGGCCATAAAGACCTTCTACAGCGACAGTAACATGGTTACCATGGCGGTGAAAATCGACACCGGACTCACCTCCATGACCCGAATCTACCAGGATAAATACTATCGCACAGTCAAAACGGCGCTGGAAGTAGATGCCAGTACCGACATAGTTGACTCCATAGTTTATAACGCAACCGGTCAGGTGGAAAAAACACACCGATCCAAGTATGCCGACAGTGGTACTACCTACTGGACGCAATACTACTACGACCAGAGCCTGCAGAGAGTTAAGACGCTGGCCGTGGACGGCACCACCGACACTTCCGAAGTGATTGACGTGTACACGAGTAAGTACACCGACTTCAGAGGCAACGTGACCATAAATGTTAAGGACATCCTCGGTAACAAACTTGTGGACACGCTTATCACGCTCGATTCCTCTGACACGCTGGTTACGACTTACAATTATGACAAACACAACAACATCATATCCACTACCAATCCAAGCGGCAATACCCGCTACTATGAGTATGACGACTGGGGTCGACCGAAGAAGATACTGGATTCGGTGGACGTCGGGTCCACGGAAGTGTGGCGCGACAGCTTGGGCAATCTCAGGCTCTTACGGCACAACAGTGAAGCAACCTACACCTACTTCAAGTATGACAGCGATAAGCGCGTAATTGAAGAAGGGACGGTGCAATCCGCCGACACTACACAAATCGATACTCAGACCTACCCCAGTTCCGGGAACACGGTTTCGCTGACGAATCGATATGATTCCTATTCCTCCTCTGCCATCGCCTCCGACACAGCCGGTGGTCTTGGTTGCAGCAAGGACCGGTTGACCGAACAAAGGTGTTTCCAGGGTGGCGACACCGTGGGGGTTGACTTTATCTACTATGATGCTCGCGGTCGGGTCGGGTTGAAGACAACCTGGATTCACGGTATGACCGACTCCCTGAAGCTCAAGTATGAGTATTACGCCAACAACGCCCTGAAGAAAGTGACCTATCCCGACAATACCGAGACCGAATACAGCCTCAGCCAGAGCGGTCGTATCAAGGGAATTTCAGGCGTGATCGGCATCGATTCATTGGAGTACGAACCCTGGGGGATTGCCAAGAACATCGACTTCGTGAACGGTCTGGCTATCAGGAATGAGTATGACAGCCTGAGTCGAGTAACCAAGACGCTCAATTATTCCTCGTACATGAACCTGTTCAGCAGAGAATACCAGTATACCGACCAATACTTGACAAGCGAATACGATCTCGACAGTGACGGTGATACCACAAATCTGGGAGAGGTCAGAGCGTTCGCCTTCGACACTCTTGGTCGCTTGGTATCGGTTTTCATGGAAGACCCCAATGAATCCGCCGATACCGGTACTCTTACCTATGATTACGACATAAGCAACAATCTCAACACTCGATACTTCTCTGATGACGACACACTGACCTATACTCGTTTCGACGGTCGCAATTGCGACAGCTTGGTTGGTTTCTCCTCGGATTCAACCTGGGAATTCACCCGAAATGACCAAGGGCAGTTGACCAGAATCGAGAAGACCTCAGCCGGCCCCCTCTGGGATGACAGGATCAATTACGCTTATGACCATCGCGGACTGTTGACCTCGGTCGAATTCTATCCTCGTGTCCAACAATTCGGCGACAAACCTGATAGTGTCCAAAACCTATACAACGGCGCCGGACAAAAGGTCAAGCAGACCCATATATACAGGTACTTTGATTCAGAAGTCGGTCCGCGAGGTTCGTGGGTGCGAATAGCATCTGACCAATACTACATTTGGTCCGGCAGCCGGGTCGCCCTGGGCCTTAACAACCCGGACAGTGTTAGTTACATTAACGTCTATGGCCTGGGTCAACGTCTGCTGCGCAAAGACCTCGACGACGCCAGCGCCGACAGCACCTGCCACTACGTCAATGACTTTCAGAACTCGGTACGATCCTATGTCGACTCCCGAGGTCTGCCGGGCGATAGAATGATCGAATACTATCCCTACGGCGGGGTCTACTCACAAGGTGGCTTGGGCTATACCAAGCATTGGTTCATCGGCAAGGAGAAAGACAAGACTTTAGAGCTTGACTTCGGTCCGAGATACTACAATCGATCTGTCGGGCGGTTCCTGGCCCCTGATCCGATTATGGCAGGCCCCTCACCATATAGTTACTCCGAGGGCAATCCGATCATGATGTCCGACCCAACGGGGATGGCCCCCGAGGCGGGGTACCCGAATGCGTCTGATTTTCCGCTGGAGTGCGCAGCCGAGGCGGCACGCGCGGAGTTCGCAGCTTCGGAGCGATTCAAGTGCTGCGAGATGTACACTGACGAGCGGGCCAAGTGGATTATG is a genomic window of Candidatus Zixiibacteriota bacterium containing:
- a CDS encoding DUF6531 domain-containing protein; the protein is MRALHILILVVVGLIAVGVGFAEEYVGRIGDLVNYRSGALTLMETDVTLPGRRGLGVEITRYYSSQNYSDSIVAGASTAIRYEEYGSTHDYLGQGWHIEYPYMWEMDAFGYRKALRYEDGRVEVLLVNTDPVTKTNWPLKTRAGALATDNFRDMYDDDEILLTDGTKWVFALRLNSKRLLTNIVNKYGDTTHVSYFSGRTWIEKVTSPIGLEVLFQYGCEDSLYPGVPPGDTARLCRLKYLNHDSNYVEVQYDYDWSEQDGLLTKVIHPNGDSTLYGYTDTVYYQDVADYWDTSGSWADTIDYNNDNTYTADDLYFLNEITDAAGAQVNFTYRCFAVPIVESGDSPDLDSCAYQGRIGVTRRMADNDTVFIRYELSYPGLHTEYDNSTPITRVTTVDLPGGGKEEYWYFSDKEDVPGGSDEFFGITYGAGYHPGNLFQKHAIYDGDTVCTGFGYRQGAIGEFVSESGSDTVTIKAVDEVWTHRGVRYWWPQYGWEADSTNCFVATSSKDWWSTYSALDLDVVGLPFYNVEAERESDSLSTYGAGGYASSGWIPSPFPTDDVSFTVDSATDYSYISAHNIALVEEVWDFQQNDTMPEAKFVNYEYDASNKYVLEKAVTKLDDDYHSDSLKRTTSYLYNGSLMLSGTINPSGDTTCYQWDPTYNAFLWKKVDSTLGTLVTNEYYINGQMKRSIGLNNDTTEIYYDSVDRVVACRLPLETDTSAIKTFYSDSNMVTMAVKIDTGLTSMTRIYQDKYYRTVKTALEVDASTDIVDSIVYNATGQVEKTHRSKYADSGTTYWTQYYYDQSLQRVKTLAVDGTTDTSEVIDVYTSKYTDFRGNVTINVKDILGNKLVDTLITLDSSDTLVTTYNYDKHNNIISTTNPSGNTRYYEYDDWGRPKKILDSVDVGSTEVWRDSLGNLRLLRHNSEATYTYFKYDSDKRVIEEGTVQSADTTQIDTQTYPSSGNTVSLTNRYDSYSSSAIASDTAGGLGCSKDRLTEQRCFQGGDTVGVDFIYYDARGRVGLKTTWIHGMTDSLKLKYEYYANNALKKVTYPDNTETEYSLSQSGRIKGISGVIGIDSLEYEPWGIAKNIDFVNGLAIRNEYDSLSRVTKTLNYSSYMNLFSREYQYTDQYLTSEYDLDSDGDTTNLGEVRAFAFDTLGRLVSVFMEDPNESADTGTLTYDYDISNNLNTRYFSDDDTLTYTRFDGRNCDSLVGFSSDSTWEFTRNDQGQLTRIEKTSAGPLWDDRINYAYDHRGLLTSVEFYPRVQQFGDKPDSVQNLYNGAGQKVKQTHIYRYFDSEVGPRGSWVRIASDQYYIWSGSRVALGLNNPDSVSYINVYGLGQRLLRKDLDDASADSTCHYVNDFQNSVRSYVDSRGLPGDRMIEYYPYGGVYSQGGLGYTKHWFIGKEKDKTLELDFGPRYYNRSVGRFLAPDPIMAGPSPYSYSEGNPIMMSDPTGMAPEAGYPNASDFPLECAAEAARAEFAASERFKCCEMYTDERAKWIMDHICEPRRRLLESLEESKWVTIDGPPLWMTLFTPPGRIRIRVPSKPRSLFGWYEPNFDWLDIFDGGWKNCRHLSTEWTTGVVDGGSPSEYDGFNGGLTAPIDIPPVPRKYRLSSTWDALTNRVLNEVLNNPEALLGDPDLSQPGLAAESFLNQYNTSMRSSYYLHYGTGDGLHSLIAPGGGRSYGYSIVDAIGLLR